In one window of Comamonas testosteroni DNA:
- a CDS encoding PQQ-dependent sugar dehydrogenase yields the protein MLVVTMLALAACGDMARQPVLAGMGPMPTLPAPQHTLIPTVHIAPAVGWPKDAMPQGAPSTRVAAFARGLDHPRWLYVLPNGDVLVAETNAPPKPDDATGFKGWVMRLFMKHAGAGVPSANRITLLRDIHGNGVADMRSVLLEGLNSPFGMALVGNDLYVATSDAVLRFPYATGDTRITAPGTEVVKLPAGPINHHWTKNLIAASDGKTLYVTVGSNSNVAERGMEVEVQRAAIWEVDIPSGAHRIFASGLRNPVGLAWEPSSRALWTAVNERDEIGSDLVPDYMTSVRDGGFYGWPYSYFGQHIDARVQPQRIDLVAQAIEPDYALGPHTASLGLASSAGTQLPAPFANGMFIGQHGSWNRRPHSGYKVIFVPFEGGKPVGGPVDVLTGFLSPEGKAYGRPVGVTLDKQGALLVADDVGNVVWRVTAER from the coding sequence ATGCTAGTTGTCACTATGCTGGCACTCGCCGCCTGCGGCGATATGGCCAGGCAACCCGTGTTAGCAGGCATGGGGCCCATGCCCACGTTGCCCGCGCCGCAACATACTCTGATTCCAACCGTACACATTGCACCCGCCGTCGGCTGGCCTAAAGATGCGATGCCACAGGGTGCACCTAGTACGCGTGTGGCTGCATTTGCTCGCGGCCTTGACCATCCACGCTGGCTTTACGTGCTACCAAACGGTGACGTGTTGGTAGCAGAGACCAATGCCCCACCCAAGCCAGACGACGCGACAGGCTTCAAGGGCTGGGTGATGAGGCTGTTTATGAAACATGCGGGCGCAGGTGTCCCGAGTGCCAATCGCATTACATTGCTGCGCGACATCCATGGCAACGGAGTCGCGGATATGCGTTCGGTGCTGCTGGAAGGTTTGAATTCACCTTTCGGCATGGCATTAGTAGGCAACGATCTCTATGTAGCTACCTCGGATGCCGTGCTCCGATTCCCCTATGCCACGGGCGACACACGTATCACGGCACCAGGCACTGAGGTGGTGAAACTGCCGGCCGGCCCCATCAACCACCACTGGACCAAAAACCTGATTGCGGCCTCGGACGGCAAAACGCTCTACGTGACAGTTGGCTCTAACAGCAACGTGGCCGAACGCGGTATGGAGGTTGAGGTGCAGCGTGCGGCGATCTGGGAAGTTGACATCCCAAGTGGCGCTCACCGCATTTTTGCCTCCGGACTGCGCAACCCGGTGGGTCTTGCATGGGAGCCTTCCAGTAGAGCATTGTGGACTGCGGTGAATGAGCGTGACGAGATCGGTAGCGACTTGGTTCCCGACTATATGACCTCGGTGCGAGATGGCGGGTTTTACGGCTGGCCGTATAGCTACTTTGGCCAGCATATCGATGCGCGTGTGCAACCGCAGCGCATCGACTTGGTTGCTCAGGCCATCGAGCCTGACTATGCATTGGGACCCCACACTGCCTCGCTGGGACTGGCTTCCTCAGCGGGTACACAGTTACCTGCGCCATTTGCCAACGGCATGTTCATTGGCCAGCATGGGTCGTGGAATCGCCGCCCCCATAGTGGTTACAAAGTAATTTTCGTACCCTTTGAAGGCGGCAAGCCAGTCGGAGGACCGGTGGATGTCCTGACCGGATTCCTCAGCCCCGAGGGCAAGGCCTATGGCCGACCGGTCGGCGTGACGCTCGACAAACAGGGGGCGTTGCTGGTGGCCGATGATGTCGGCAACGTGGTGTGGCGGGTGACAGCTGAACGCTGA
- a CDS encoding universal stress protein, whose protein sequence is MKILVATDGSKYAMRSVKYAAKLIGLLRPAKHSITLISVHDTTGLRLASSFLGSKDVKAYLHERSTKELDEALTFLKAKEIKHRTVIRTGHVAQEIVKFAKTGKFDLVVLGSKGRSAIADMLIGSVAQRVLAAAQQPVVLIK, encoded by the coding sequence ATGAAAATCCTTGTAGCGACAGATGGCTCGAAGTACGCGATGCGGTCAGTCAAGTACGCCGCTAAACTGATTGGATTACTGCGCCCAGCCAAGCATTCAATTACGCTCATCAGCGTGCACGACACCACCGGTCTTCGCCTCGCAAGCTCGTTCCTAGGCTCAAAGGATGTAAAAGCCTACCTGCATGAGCGCAGCACCAAGGAGCTTGATGAAGCCTTAACCTTTCTCAAGGCGAAGGAAATTAAACATCGCACGGTGATTCGTACAGGGCACGTCGCACAAGAGATTGTCAAGTTCGCCAAGACGGGTAAATTTGACTTGGTTGTCTTGGGCTCCAAAGGACGTAGCGCCATTGCAGATATGCTAATTGGATCAGTTGCCCAGCGTGTGCTGGCTGCGGCTCAGCAACCTGTCGTACTGATCAAGTAA
- a CDS encoding VIT1/CCC1 transporter family protein, with protein sequence MKTFQYRAHPERHRTEHIGWLRAAVLGANDGIISTASLIVGVAAAHASHSNILTTAVAGLVAGSMSMAAGEFVSVYAQADTETADLERERNELASDHEAELRELTAIYVRRGLEYKLASQVAAQLMTHDALGAHARDELGISDAFSARPLQAALASASSFAGGGVMPLAVVILAPQADLLAWTILTAIAFLALLGAIAAKIGGTPVMRSVWRVTFWGALAMGITAGAGAVFNASA encoded by the coding sequence ATGAAAACATTTCAATACCGGGCACACCCAGAACGTCATCGTACCGAGCACATCGGCTGGCTACGCGCCGCCGTTCTCGGTGCAAACGATGGCATTATTTCCACTGCCAGCTTGATCGTTGGCGTAGCGGCTGCTCATGCAAGCCACAGCAACATCTTGACAACGGCGGTGGCAGGCTTGGTGGCAGGATCCATGTCGATGGCGGCCGGAGAGTTCGTCTCTGTCTATGCCCAGGCCGACACAGAGACAGCAGACCTTGAGCGCGAGCGAAACGAGCTAGCCTCTGACCATGAGGCTGAGTTACGAGAGCTGACAGCAATCTATGTGCGCCGTGGGCTCGAATACAAGCTGGCCAGCCAAGTTGCAGCGCAACTGATGACGCACGATGCACTGGGCGCGCATGCGCGAGATGAACTGGGTATATCCGATGCGTTCAGTGCGCGACCACTGCAAGCGGCGCTTGCTTCTGCCAGTAGCTTTGCTGGAGGGGGCGTTATGCCGCTTGCCGTTGTGATACTAGCCCCGCAGGCGGATTTGCTTGCGTGGACGATTTTGACCGCTATTGCGTTTCTTGCATTACTTGGCGCCATCGCTGCCAAGATTGGTGGTACACCAGTAATGCGGAGTGTCTGGCGCGTGACCTTTTGGGGTGCGCTCGCCATGGGCATTACTGCCGGTGCAGGAGCAGTGTTCAACGCGTCAGCGTAA
- a CDS encoding cytochrome b, whose protein sequence is MASKNSMSHYGAAVIGLHWLMLLLLAAVYASMELRGLAPKGSDLRNALKPLHFLLGLSVLAFVIVRLAVRWRAGAAPDIHPPLPPWQDRLARLMHWALYAFMLATPVLGWMTLSAEGKPIVLLGLHVPLLIGANERLADQLKDVHEALATAGYFLIGLHAAAALFHHYITHDNTLVRMLPKMAQDRKSTRNNS, encoded by the coding sequence ATGGCCAGTAAAAACTCAATGTCGCACTATGGGGCAGCTGTTATCGGCCTGCATTGGCTGATGCTTTTGCTGCTAGCCGCTGTTTACGCCAGCATGGAGTTACGCGGGTTGGCCCCCAAAGGTAGTGATCTGCGCAATGCCTTGAAGCCCCTGCATTTTTTACTTGGATTGAGTGTGCTCGCGTTCGTTATTGTTCGGCTCGCTGTGCGCTGGAGAGCTGGTGCCGCACCCGACATTCATCCTCCTCTGCCACCTTGGCAAGACAGGTTAGCACGACTGATGCACTGGGCGCTTTACGCTTTCATGCTGGCAACACCTGTTCTAGGCTGGATGACGCTGAGTGCGGAAGGAAAACCCATTGTCTTGTTAGGCCTCCATGTGCCCTTGCTCATCGGCGCGAACGAAAGACTAGCCGACCAGTTGAAGGACGTGCACGAAGCCTTGGCCACTGCCGGTTACTTTCTTATAGGGCTGCATGCTGCGGCTGCGCTGTTCCATCACTACATCACCCACGACAACACGCTTGTGCGCATGCTTCCAAAGATGGCTCAAGACAGGAAGTCAACACGCAACAACAGCTGA
- a CDS encoding YqaJ viral recombinase family protein yields MSVHVLKNGNLDAGSTAPHNAPNNAPRTPRKGAALRLVSTKDLERDDWLEVRRTGIGSSDAAAAIGLNPYQSQLELWMQKTGKGDLLPVFDPNDDTSPMFWGTMLEPIVAAHYTKRTGNKVRRVNAVLQHPEHPWMLANVDREVVSSSEVQLLECKTAGIHSARLWRDGVPEYVQLQVMHQLAVTGHRAADVAVLIGGQELRIFRVERDEALIARLIEMEHAFWQMVESKTPPAGDGSESAEKALRSLYPHSAGDDVDMSDDPELNATFEALLVAREQLDAAQKQEARLRQAIQIHMGEAGKATFACGGSVTWRRSKDGQVFNTAQFNKDHPELAKAYLSTRAGARRFCVNET; encoded by the coding sequence ATGTCTGTGCATGTTCTCAAGAATGGCAATCTGGATGCTGGCTCTACCGCTCCCCACAACGCCCCAAACAACGCTCCACGCACGCCCCGCAAGGGCGCTGCTTTGCGCCTGGTCTCCACCAAAGACCTGGAGCGAGATGATTGGCTGGAGGTGCGCCGTACCGGCATTGGCAGCTCCGATGCCGCTGCAGCGATTGGCCTGAACCCCTACCAGTCCCAACTGGAGTTGTGGATGCAAAAGACGGGCAAGGGTGATCTGCTGCCAGTCTTCGATCCGAATGATGACACCAGCCCCATGTTCTGGGGAACGATGCTGGAGCCCATTGTGGCGGCGCATTACACCAAGCGCACAGGTAATAAGGTGCGCAGAGTGAATGCGGTTTTGCAGCATCCTGAGCATCCTTGGATGCTGGCCAATGTGGATCGTGAAGTGGTCAGTTCTTCGGAGGTGCAGCTTCTGGAATGCAAAACTGCAGGTATCCATAGCGCCCGCCTGTGGCGTGACGGTGTTCCCGAGTATGTGCAACTGCAGGTGATGCACCAGTTGGCCGTGACTGGTCATCGTGCTGCTGACGTAGCTGTGCTAATCGGCGGTCAGGAGCTTCGTATTTTTAGGGTTGAGCGTGATGAAGCCTTGATTGCCCGACTGATCGAAATGGAGCACGCATTCTGGCAAATGGTGGAGAGTAAAACACCGCCTGCTGGCGATGGATCGGAGAGTGCAGAAAAGGCCTTGCGTAGCCTCTATCCACACAGTGCAGGCGATGACGTAGACATGAGTGATGACCCAGAGCTCAATGCCACGTTTGAAGCCTTGCTGGTAGCACGCGAGCAACTCGATGCTGCACAGAAGCAGGAAGCACGCCTGCGCCAAGCCATTCAGATCCATATGGGAGAAGCTGGCAAAGCAACGTTTGCCTGCGGCGGCAGCGTGACATGGCGGCGCAGCAAGGATGGTCAAGTGTTCAATACGGCGCAGTTCAACAAAGACCATCCAGAGCTGGCCAAGGCCTACCTGTCCACGCGGGCTGGCGCTCGGCGGTTTTGCGTCAATGAAACGTGA
- a CDS encoding DUF932 domain-containing protein, producing MAHLVETMAYTGQTPWHELGHALPAKQSIDVWAQAAGMDWRIQETPVRYLASDGHSGLSGLYAEPKEFPEQKVLYRSDTQAPLSVVGSRYQVVQPREVLEFYRDLTEVAGYELETAGVLKAGRKFWALARTGKSAALKGNDVVNGYLLLATSCDGTLATVAMPTTVRVVCNNTLTIALRDGVGAVKVPHSTAFDAQAVKRQLGVAVGQWDSFMYRMKTLAERKVKTHEAMNYFLKVICNTDQHSDMSVGLTNERALKKVQMLYEGHGRGAEMHASKDTAWGLLCSVTEFIDHEKQARSQDNCLDSAWFGQGAVIKQRALDHALQLVA from the coding sequence ATGGCACATCTCGTAGAAACAATGGCCTATACCGGCCAAACCCCTTGGCATGAACTGGGTCACGCCCTGCCTGCTAAGCAAAGCATCGATGTCTGGGCGCAGGCTGCCGGCATGGATTGGCGTATTCAGGAAACGCCAGTACGTTACCTCGCCTCTGATGGTCATTCTGGCCTTTCAGGTCTTTATGCCGAACCCAAGGAGTTTCCCGAGCAGAAGGTGCTATATCGCAGTGATACGCAAGCTCCTTTATCTGTTGTGGGGAGTCGCTACCAGGTGGTGCAACCTCGTGAGGTGCTGGAGTTCTACCGGGACCTGACCGAAGTCGCTGGCTATGAATTGGAGACCGCTGGCGTGCTTAAGGCTGGACGCAAGTTCTGGGCTTTGGCCCGTACTGGCAAGTCGGCGGCGCTCAAAGGCAATGATGTGGTCAATGGCTATTTGCTGCTGGCTACGTCCTGTGATGGAACGCTGGCTACGGTGGCCATGCCCACGACGGTGCGGGTGGTCTGCAACAACACGCTGACGATTGCTTTGCGTGATGGTGTGGGAGCTGTCAAGGTACCTCACAGCACGGCTTTCGATGCCCAGGCGGTCAAACGCCAGTTGGGTGTAGCAGTCGGTCAGTGGGACAGCTTTATGTACCGCATGAAGACGCTGGCCGAGCGTAAGGTCAAGACCCATGAGGCTATGAACTATTTCCTCAAGGTGATCTGCAACACCGATCAGCATTCCGATATGTCTGTGGGATTGACTAATGAGCGTGCTCTCAAGAAGGTGCAGATGCTCTATGAGGGCCATGGCCGTGGTGCTGAGATGCATGCGTCCAAGGACACGGCCTGGGGCCTGCTGTGCTCTGTGACCGAGTTCATTGACCATGAGAAGCAAGCCCGCAGCCAGGACAACTGCTTGGACAGCGCCTGGTTTGGCCAAGGTGCCGTCATCAAGCAACGCGCTCTGGATCATGCGCTGCAGCTGGTGGCCTGA
- a CDS encoding helix-turn-helix transcriptional regulator has translation MSELTTYDNQACTPAADTFNLNMSVIRLPKLLQILGISRSTVYLKINKSSKYYDKDFPQPIKLGEKAVGWVLQDVFNYIELIKLGTKSLN, from the coding sequence ATGAGCGAACTCACAACGTATGACAACCAAGCCTGCACACCTGCAGCAGACACTTTCAACCTGAACATGAGCGTGATCCGCTTGCCCAAGTTGCTGCAAATTTTGGGTATCTCGCGCTCGACGGTGTACTTGAAGATCAACAAGTCCTCGAAGTACTACGACAAGGACTTTCCCCAGCCCATCAAGCTCGGAGAGAAGGCTGTGGGCTGGGTGCTTCAGGATGTCTTCAACTACATCGAGTTGATAAAACTGGGTACTAAATCGTTGAATTAA
- a CDS encoding YagK/YfjJ domain-containing protein gives MSVRDKFIDLQRFVIKNKQDSCFTISYDDRRSYHEKLMYYSIGANIASLDIQRMPFFKKKSGITYRARASGLGHQILNILNHASQSRVLGWDEEYASIINYSPLMKLTYSAFVAATSPNGGSVESIGFIEPVIYGERGFKMACGKRTDEIIDGLNNFVVQLKDALNKDELREEVKSFYRNANERYHQLMKVALQSWEINCKNVLLRIDWGFYIERPRMPFRLKTEQEINEEFVVVDIKRNLMLKRLKKMFGKDLSFYAWKIECGYHKGLHIHWLIALNGSKYQNPYYHSRAITEDWTQHVCGEESYIWNVLGMCKPGSEYLRNIDYRDEELITILSTYASYLTKIDVTMKLRAPESFRTFGCSKMKNLNKNKPGPKRSSSISFNNGY, from the coding sequence ATGTCCGTAAGAGATAAGTTCATTGATCTGCAAAGATTTGTAATTAAGAATAAACAAGATTCTTGTTTTACTATTAGCTATGACGATAGAAGAAGCTATCATGAGAAATTAATGTATTACAGCATTGGAGCTAATATAGCTTCATTAGATATACAAAGAATGCCATTCTTTAAGAAGAAGAGCGGTATAACTTATAGGGCTCGTGCTTCAGGTTTAGGACATCAGATATTAAATATTCTCAATCATGCCAGTCAGTCTAGAGTGCTGGGGTGGGATGAGGAGTACGCGTCTATCATTAACTACAGTCCTTTAATGAAATTGACCTACAGCGCTTTCGTTGCCGCAACCTCTCCTAATGGTGGGAGTGTTGAAAGTATCGGATTCATAGAGCCTGTAATTTATGGAGAGCGTGGCTTCAAAATGGCTTGTGGTAAGCGTACAGATGAAATTATTGATGGATTAAATAATTTTGTTGTACAGCTAAAAGATGCTTTGAATAAAGATGAGTTGCGTGAAGAAGTAAAAAGCTTTTATAGAAATGCAAATGAGCGTTATCACCAGTTGATGAAGGTGGCACTTCAGTCTTGGGAGATCAACTGTAAAAACGTTTTGCTTCGAATAGATTGGGGCTTCTATATAGAGAGACCACGTATGCCATTTCGGCTAAAAACCGAGCAAGAGATTAATGAAGAATTTGTAGTTGTTGATATTAAAAGAAATCTCATGCTGAAAAGACTGAAAAAGATGTTCGGTAAGGATTTATCTTTTTACGCCTGGAAGATTGAGTGTGGATACCATAAAGGGCTGCATATCCATTGGCTCATCGCGCTCAATGGCTCAAAGTATCAAAATCCTTATTATCACTCAAGAGCAATTACTGAAGATTGGACGCAGCACGTCTGTGGTGAGGAGAGCTACATATGGAATGTTTTGGGCATGTGCAAACCTGGTAGTGAATATTTGCGAAACATTGATTACAGAGATGAAGAGCTGATCACAATTTTAAGTACATACGCTAGCTATCTTACAAAAATTGATGTCACGATGAAATTGAGAGCTCCTGAGAGTTTTAGAACCTTCGGCTGCTCAAAAATGAAAAATCTCAACAAAAACAAACCAGGTCCAAAGAGATCATCGTCCATCAGTTTTAATAATGGATATTAA
- a CDS encoding DUF3987 domain-containing protein, whose product MNYLIQNSPYPVHVLPAMLRDFADRVVAATQSSYEMVVPVMLAGMSAAVQGVADVKTPYGEIMPTSLFSFVIAKSGDRKSSILKKVMKGFEDFERGKISEHVFPGWENQELIHHQFLIEDATSKGVIDIFKEGASSLFYALDEAALIFNKLDMPYFCKRFDGSAINEVSRTQGTTRLLDRRVALCMLTQDVTFERFFSKKGDLLVESGLMPRMLISHASAHTGIYRWNPLPANEENFERHGFHQRVRELMQKYARELENTEISREVVYFDQSACELWEQYIQNVDFVLNHHGEWEEIRAFMRRSGELVIRIAAVLQYFTDPGDKIQPWAVQSSIEMVRWHLHGAKRIFGEEALEVKIKKDVDLLFKYILGRYQRTGDKYINKGELLRYGPKSLRKSDVLDIAIRYLLSMGKLQILKYGRKEVIYINENYHGGAENYLNNKIEVNW is encoded by the coding sequence ATGAACTATCTTATTCAGAATTCACCTTACCCAGTCCATGTGCTGCCAGCAATGTTGCGAGATTTTGCAGACCGTGTAGTTGCAGCTACTCAGTCGTCCTATGAAATGGTTGTGCCGGTAATGCTTGCAGGTATGTCTGCAGCTGTTCAAGGCGTAGCTGATGTAAAAACACCTTATGGTGAAATTATGCCAACTAGCCTATTTTCTTTTGTGATTGCAAAGTCTGGAGATAGAAAATCCAGCATCCTTAAAAAGGTGATGAAAGGATTTGAAGACTTTGAGCGAGGAAAAATAAGCGAGCATGTTTTTCCCGGCTGGGAGAATCAGGAATTGATACACCATCAATTTTTGATAGAGGATGCAACAAGTAAGGGGGTCATTGATATATTTAAAGAGGGTGCATCTTCTTTGTTTTATGCATTGGATGAAGCTGCTCTGATTTTTAATAAATTAGACATGCCATACTTTTGTAAACGCTTTGATGGATCTGCCATTAATGAAGTGAGCAGAACTCAAGGAACCACAAGATTGCTCGATAGGCGAGTTGCTTTATGCATGCTGACTCAGGATGTTACTTTTGAGCGTTTTTTTAGCAAGAAAGGTGATTTACTTGTTGAGTCTGGACTGATGCCCCGGATGCTGATTTCGCACGCCTCTGCACACACTGGAATTTATAGATGGAATCCACTGCCTGCGAATGAGGAAAATTTTGAAAGGCATGGTTTCCATCAACGTGTAAGAGAATTAATGCAAAAATATGCAAGAGAGTTAGAGAATACTGAAATCAGTAGAGAGGTTGTTTATTTTGATCAAAGTGCGTGTGAATTGTGGGAGCAATATATTCAAAATGTTGATTTTGTTTTAAATCATCATGGAGAGTGGGAAGAAATTAGAGCATTTATGCGTAGAAGTGGTGAATTGGTGATACGCATCGCAGCTGTTCTTCAATATTTCACTGATCCTGGAGATAAAATCCAGCCATGGGCTGTTCAATCATCTATTGAAATGGTTAGATGGCATCTTCATGGGGCTAAAAGAATATTTGGTGAAGAGGCATTGGAAGTTAAAATAAAAAAAGATGTTGATTTGCTATTTAAATATATTCTTGGACGTTATCAAAGAACTGGAGATAAATATATTAATAAAGGTGAACTGCTTAGGTATGGGCCTAAATCTTTGAGGAAGTCAGATGTTTTAGATATTGCAATAAGATATCTTTTAAGTATGGGTAAGTTACAAATATTAAAGTATGGAAGAAAAGAAGTGATTTATATCAATGAAAATTATCATGGAGGAGCTGAGAATTATTTAAATAATAAAATAGAAGTTAATTGGTAA
- a CDS encoding NADP-dependent malic enzyme, whose product MTQNLSSAEQALRDAAREYHRSPVKGKISVTPTKPLSNQRDLSLAYSPGVAYPCLDIEADPSTAAEYTSRGNLVGVITNGTAVLGLGDIGPLASKPVMEGKGCLFKKFAGVDVFDIELAERDPDKLIDIIASMEPTLGGINLEDIKAPECFYIEQELSKRMNIPVFHDDQHGTAIISSAALLNGLELVGKDIGAVKVAVSGAGAAAIACVDVMVGLGIKRSNVYMVDSKGVIYEGRPGGLDASKQRYAQSTEARTLADVVDGADVFLGCSAPGVLTADMVKTMADKPIILALANPEPEIRPELAKAIRPDCIVATGRSDYPNQVNNVLCFPYIFRGALDCGATKITEAMKLACVREIAALAKQDVSDEVAAAYQGKELTFGPDYLIPTPFDTRLILRIAPAVAQAAAESGVATRPIEDIAAYRESLTRFVYQTSMFMRPVFAAAKANLQRVAYAEGEDERVLRAVQVAVDDGLAKPILIGRPAVIEARIAKAGLRIQLGKDVEICNPEDDPRFRQYWETYHKLMGRNGVTPEAAKAAVRRSNTLIAALMVHLGDADAMLCGLVGRFDSHLAHLEDVLGLKKGANEFATVNAVMLESGTLFVADTYINDAPSAEELAEIAKMAADEVARFGLPPKVAFLSHSNYGSSTRGSARKMRAARDLFAAANPGIECDGEMHGDAALDASVRSHSLLESSLTGAANVLICPNLDAANILFNVLKTTGGHGTTIGPILMGCSASAHVLTPSSTVRRVVNMTALAAAQAIALRS is encoded by the coding sequence ATGACACAAAACCTGTCCTCCGCCGAACAAGCCCTGCGCGATGCGGCCCGCGAATACCACCGCAGCCCCGTCAAAGGCAAGATTTCCGTCACTCCTACCAAGCCCCTGTCCAACCAGCGTGACCTGTCCCTGGCCTATTCGCCGGGCGTGGCCTATCCCTGCCTGGACATCGAGGCGGACCCGTCCACTGCGGCCGAATACACCTCGCGCGGCAATCTGGTCGGCGTGATCACCAACGGCACTGCGGTGCTGGGTCTGGGCGATATCGGCCCGCTGGCTTCCAAGCCAGTGATGGAAGGCAAGGGTTGCCTGTTCAAGAAGTTTGCCGGCGTGGACGTGTTCGACATCGAACTGGCCGAGCGCGATCCCGACAAGCTGATCGACATCATTGCGTCGATGGAGCCCACCCTGGGCGGCATCAACCTGGAAGACATCAAGGCTCCCGAGTGCTTCTACATCGAGCAGGAGCTGTCCAAGCGCATGAACATTCCGGTGTTCCATGACGACCAGCACGGCACGGCCATCATCTCCAGCGCCGCTTTGCTCAATGGCCTGGAACTGGTTGGCAAGGACATCGGCGCCGTCAAGGTCGCCGTCTCCGGCGCCGGCGCGGCAGCCATTGCCTGCGTGGACGTGATGGTGGGCCTGGGCATCAAGCGCTCCAACGTCTACATGGTGGACTCCAAGGGCGTGATCTATGAAGGCCGCCCCGGCGGTCTGGACGCCTCCAAGCAGCGCTACGCACAGAGCACCGAAGCCCGCACCCTGGCCGACGTGGTCGACGGCGCCGACGTGTTCCTGGGCTGCTCCGCTCCCGGCGTGCTGACTGCCGACATGGTCAAGACCATGGCCGACAAGCCCATCATCCTGGCCCTGGCCAACCCCGAGCCCGAAATCCGCCCCGAACTGGCCAAGGCCATCCGCCCGGATTGCATCGTGGCCACCGGCCGCTCCGACTATCCCAATCAGGTCAACAACGTCCTGTGCTTCCCCTACATCTTCCGTGGCGCGCTGGACTGCGGCGCCACCAAGATCACCGAAGCCATGAAGCTGGCCTGCGTGCGTGAAATCGCCGCTCTGGCCAAGCAGGACGTCAGCGACGAAGTCGCCGCCGCCTACCAGGGCAAGGAGCTGACCTTCGGCCCCGACTACCTGATCCCCACGCCCTTCGATACGCGCCTGATCCTGCGCATCGCTCCCGCTGTGGCCCAGGCTGCCGCCGAATCCGGTGTCGCCACCCGCCCCATCGAGGACATCGCCGCCTACCGCGAAAGCCTGACGCGCTTCGTCTACCAGACCAGCATGTTCATGCGCCCCGTGTTTGCAGCCGCCAAGGCCAATCTGCAACGCGTGGCCTATGCCGAAGGTGAAGACGAGCGCGTGCTGCGTGCCGTGCAGGTTGCCGTGGACGACGGCCTGGCCAAGCCCATCCTGATCGGTCGCCCTGCTGTGATCGAAGCCCGCATTGCCAAGGCCGGCCTGCGCATCCAGCTGGGCAAGGATGTGGAAATCTGCAATCCCGAAGACGACCCCCGCTTCCGCCAGTACTGGGAGACCTATCACAAGCTGATGGGCCGCAACGGCGTCACTCCCGAAGCCGCCAAGGCTGCGGTGCGCCGCTCCAACACCCTGATCGCCGCCCTGATGGTGCACCTGGGTGATGCCGACGCCATGCTGTGCGGCCTGGTCGGTCGCTTCGACAGCCACCTGGCCCATCTGGAAGATGTGCTGGGCCTGAAGAAGGGCGCCAACGAGTTCGCCACCGTGAACGCCGTCATGCTGGAATCCGGCACGCTGTTTGTGGCCGATACCTACATCAATGACGCACCCAGCGCCGAAGAACTGGCCGAGATCGCCAAGATGGCTGCCGACGAAGTGGCCCGCTTCGGCCTGCCTCCCAAGGTGGCCTTCCTCTCGCACAGCAACTACGGTTCGTCCACACGCGGCTCGGCCCGCAAGATGCGCGCTGCACGCGACCTGTTCGCCGCCGCCAACCCCGGCATCGAATGCGATGGCGAAATGCACGGCGACGCGGCACTGGACGCCAGCGTACGCAGCCATTCCCTGCTGGAGTCCTCGCTGACCGGCGCAGCCAACGTGCTGATCTGCCCCAACCTCGACGCCGCGAACATTCTGTTCAACGTGCTCAAGACCACAGGCGGCCATGGCACCACCATCGGCCCCATCCTGATGGGCTGCTCGGCGTCCGCCCATGTGCTGACCCCCTCCTCCACCGTGCGCCGCGTGGTCAACATGACCGCTCTGGCAGCAGCTCAGGCCATCGCACTGCGCAGCTGA